One part of the Aurantibacillus circumpalustris genome encodes these proteins:
- a CDS encoding PASTA domain-containing protein, protein MRNLISFFKSKQFFVQISIILVLIFLVFFITLQWLSSYTNHGKFVTVPDFKGQKISLLEDFIKDKGVSYEIIDSIYDPKEKAGIVLRQDPEVNIAVKHNRTIYLYVTGMVAPQIIMPKLVDKSERQARFILGSYGLKTGKITEQAADCNGCVLSQLLHGKKIEEGSLVKKGTVIELIVGRKDHFYNSGSTDSTLTNEEPDFDN, encoded by the coding sequence ATGCGAAATTTAATTTCTTTTTTTAAATCCAAACAGTTTTTCGTTCAGATTTCCATTATTTTGGTTCTAATATTTCTTGTTTTTTTTATTACACTTCAATGGCTTTCTTCCTATACCAATCATGGTAAATTTGTAACGGTGCCAGATTTTAAAGGTCAAAAAATATCGCTTTTGGAGGATTTTATAAAGGACAAAGGCGTTAGTTATGAGATTATTGACAGTATTTACGATCCTAAAGAAAAAGCAGGGATTGTTTTAAGGCAAGATCCTGAAGTAAATATTGCCGTGAAGCACAATAGAACAATCTATCTTTACGTTACTGGTATGGTTGCACCTCAAATAATAATGCCAAAATTAGTCGATAAAAGTGAACGCCAAGCTCGCTTTATTCTTGGCAGTTATGGCCTTAAGACTGGTAAGATAACCGAGCAAGCGGCAGATTGTAATGGCTGTGTTTTGTCACAATTATTACACGGAAAAAAAATTGAAGAAGGTTCACTGGTAAAAAAAGGCACTGTCATTGAATTGATTGTTGGACGGAAAGATCATTTTTATAATTCAGGCTCAACCGACAGTACTTTAACAAATGAAGAACCAGATTTTGATAATTAA
- a CDS encoding DUF5723 family protein: MKEPIKYNILIGLILTVGIASAQYNANFLNYSKTGRSVSVNLDFEAGSNGMSSKLVDKLIWGGYIDNDLKAESAKHLNNKNNFGLLLNYDVNAFVKGGNKFDFLIGFKNQEVLNATYTRDFFNLMFYGNQMYKGKTADLGDCSLNALRFQEIKFGAMMHHVDSVGKIGISVSFINGEQLFYIKTNKKSSFYTSADGSELVFNSNFNMALSDTSNKGLGSFNGVGASADIFFETTYKTRAGRKCLLTVNANNLGFIHWRNNSVQYSSDSSLHYTGYNITSINDLRDSTISRINSDSLLIKLANARHENFNVNTPTNLVIINKVHFGNVFCLGTGFRYIFNANYRPYIFVEPEFNYKNMIFCLHAGYGGYVKINLGASITWNSKAWFVRIGSNSLQGYFLPKTAYGQGVFISLAKKLK; encoded by the coding sequence GTGAAAGAACCCATTAAATACAACATACTGATAGGATTAATATTAACAGTTGGCATAGCTTCTGCGCAATACAATGCTAATTTTTTGAACTATAGTAAAACCGGGAGATCGGTTTCTGTGAATCTTGATTTTGAAGCTGGAAGTAACGGTATGAGCAGTAAGTTAGTAGACAAGTTAATTTGGGGAGGCTATATTGACAATGATTTGAAAGCAGAGTCTGCAAAACACTTGAATAATAAAAACAATTTTGGACTCTTGCTTAATTACGATGTGAATGCGTTTGTGAAGGGGGGTAATAAATTTGATTTTCTTATTGGGTTTAAAAATCAAGAAGTGTTAAATGCTACTTACACCAGAGATTTTTTTAACTTAATGTTTTATGGGAATCAAATGTATAAGGGGAAGACTGCCGATTTGGGAGATTGTAGTTTAAATGCATTGCGTTTTCAAGAAATAAAATTTGGAGCTATGATGCATCACGTTGACTCTGTTGGAAAAATCGGAATCTCTGTTTCTTTTATTAATGGCGAACAGTTATTTTATATTAAAACAAATAAAAAATCCAGCTTTTATACCTCGGCCGACGGCAGTGAACTTGTGTTTAATTCTAATTTTAATATGGCGCTTAGTGACACAAGTAATAAAGGTTTAGGGTCGTTTAATGGTGTGGGTGCCAGTGCTGATATCTTTTTTGAAACTACCTATAAGACCAGGGCTGGAAGAAAATGCTTGTTAACCGTAAATGCAAATAACCTCGGTTTTATTCATTGGAGAAATAACAGTGTACAATATAGTAGCGACTCATCGTTACACTATACAGGTTATAACATTACCAGTATAAATGATTTGAGAGACTCAACAATTAGCAGAATTAACAGCGATAGCTTATTAATAAAGCTTGCTAACGCCCGGCACGAAAATTTTAATGTAAATACACCGACTAATCTTGTTATTATTAATAAAGTACACTTTGGAAATGTTTTTTGTCTTGGTACCGGTTTTCGTTATATTTTTAATGCGAATTACCGACCTTATATTTTTGTTGAACCCGAGTTTAATTATAAAAACATGATTTTTTGTTTGCATGCAGGGTATGGTGGTTATGTAAAAATAAATTTGGGTGCATCCATTACCTGGAATAGTAAGGCTTGGTTTGTAAGAATTGGCAGCAACAGTTTACAAGGTTATTTTTTGCCTAAAACGGCTTACGGACAGGGTGTGTTTATCAGTTTAGCTAAGAAGTTGAAATGA
- a CDS encoding glycosyltransferase family 39 protein: MLTARKDHYIIFGIIVFNLLFKLIHISGPSFWYDEIISVKDTLLDFGHIKHEAEWDKNPPFYHYALWIWSKFFGISELGLRSMSVMFSSITAGLIYYFSKKFNTQMVSLLITAIFTFHPFLYYFSQEARCFSLLIFLVTVDLIITYSLIQKANLAKAFILGVINFLIFYTHYLAGLILLFQFFYIAFVFRKKWIYYILIYLTPIILVLLRFTKKQYLVLFFSQEMSKEKSNVPISNIKYLLEALSELFVSHLVFCLYIIFIIIFLVRILKDTEKPFNKEVQFKIYVVLTPLACIFSLFVLGKWTNVFHERYLIYIMPLMVISFKTITENKKVFYFFASLILLLEFANLKFNQSRKMDYRFCANLARQIEMIEDVNILIQTHDVVNVFTYYYDKEIFKSKERMSHEYLATKGIYYISDITDLKELSFKDNRPILFFQSYQKAQDEQAINDYLKNEHYSRFSTNQIEGVKFSYLKK, from the coding sequence ATGTTAACTGCAAGAAAAGATCATTATATAATTTTCGGAATTATTGTTTTCAATTTACTTTTTAAGTTAATTCACATATCAGGTCCTTCATTTTGGTACGATGAAATTATTAGCGTCAAGGATACACTTCTTGATTTTGGTCACATAAAGCATGAGGCTGAATGGGATAAAAACCCTCCTTTTTACCATTATGCGTTATGGATATGGAGCAAATTCTTCGGTATTTCAGAGTTAGGACTTAGATCAATGAGTGTAATGTTTAGTTCAATAACAGCAGGACTGATTTATTATTTTTCGAAAAAATTTAACACGCAGATGGTTTCCTTGCTAATCACTGCAATTTTTACGTTCCACCCTTTTTTGTATTATTTTTCACAAGAGGCTAGGTGTTTTTCATTGTTAATTTTTTTAGTAACAGTGGATCTGATTATTACATATTCTCTCATCCAGAAGGCAAATCTGGCAAAGGCATTTATTTTAGGTGTAATCAATTTCTTAATATTTTATACACATTATTTAGCTGGCTTGATCTTACTTTTCCAGTTTTTTTACATTGCTTTCGTATTTAGAAAAAAATGGATTTATTATATATTAATCTATTTAACACCAATAATTCTAGTATTGCTCAGATTTACTAAGAAGCAATATCTTGTTTTATTTTTCTCACAGGAGATGAGTAAGGAGAAAAGTAACGTTCCAATATCCAACATCAAATATCTACTTGAAGCACTTAGTGAATTGTTTGTTTCACATCTTGTGTTTTGCCTATATATTATATTTATAATTATTTTTTTAGTAAGAATTTTAAAAGACACCGAAAAGCCTTTTAATAAAGAGGTTCAATTTAAAATCTATGTTGTTTTAACACCTCTTGCTTGCATTTTTTCTCTGTTTGTGCTAGGTAAATGGACGAACGTTTTTCACGAAAGGTATTTGATTTACATTATGCCTTTAATGGTTATTTCTTTTAAAACAATTACGGAAAATAAAAAGGTGTTTTATTTTTTCGCTAGCTTGATTTTACTTTTGGAGTTCGCTAATCTCAAATTTAATCAATCAAGAAAAATGGACTACAGATTTTGTGCAAATCTAGCGCGGCAAATAGAGATGATTGAAGATGTAAATATTTTAATTCAAACGCATGATGTTGTGAATGTTTTTACTTACTATTATGATAAAGAAATATTTAAATCAAAAGAAAGAATGTCACATGAATATTTAGCTACAAAGGGTATTTACTATATTAGTGACATAACAGATCTTAAAGAGTTGAGCTTTAAAGACAATCGCCCAATCCTGTTTTTTCAATCTTACCAAAAAGCTCAAGATGAACAGGCCATTAACGACTACTTAAAAAATGAACATTATTCTAGATTCTCCACTAATCAGATTGAAGGTGTGAAGTTTAGTTACTTAAAAAAGTAA
- a CDS encoding T9SS type A sorting domain-containing protein: MFRNFVLFLSVFITSIFFAQEGTKPLSSNLNYIYKNLRSVSLNPKTDVQQQKTSAGSSLSIPFIEDFSYSPVNNYPDQNRWEDSLVYVNSGMATAPPSIGVATFDGLNKHGYPYKPTLTNLTLSNPADTLTSKPINLHTVGSQTLLTTDNIAISFYYQARGKGDNPELNDSLILDFYKPLAHADSAWSRVWFKQGSTSSNTNDSAFKRAFVKITDTAYLHDGFRFRFRNWASVTGNFDHWHIDYIFLNKDRGNDSIRDTIINDITFCDIPTSFLKDYSEMPLQQYQPSEMAKSLSVKIRNNSADQPNMFYKYKVYDNSGNQIFSEYTGGSYNINPFRKNTFSPPNYGYQNYQPHAFPNIKDTFIVNQTMSSRFKIKHFIYLDANQSSSSDTIRGNDTVIQYQNFRNFYAFDDGSAEAGYYVNAIGAKMAVKIKLNKPDTLYGLRIYFDPVGNVSSISNTATTIYNFSINVWGQDNNGAPDGLNNILKDNLVHHPIYIQDGFKEVPEFKLKQPFLLQAGTYFIGIQQASSILTVGFDRNYNHKSSLYFDSGSGWTQSNEDGSIMINPLFGTYLPIVGINEIGSSPISKNFFVYPNPSTERFTIVSAKLQNSSYQLFNSVGQLVKEEIIDNTEQVVSVSNFLPGIYILILKNNGHAVQQQKIIVQH, from the coding sequence ATGTTTCGTAATTTCGTTTTATTTCTCTCTGTTTTTATCACTTCCATATTTTTCGCCCAGGAAGGCACTAAACCACTTAGTTCAAATCTTAATTACATTTATAAAAATCTTAGGTCTGTTTCTCTCAATCCCAAAACAGATGTTCAACAACAAAAAACTTCCGCTGGAAGCTCACTAAGTATTCCATTTATCGAAGATTTTTCTTATTCTCCTGTAAACAATTATCCCGATCAAAATAGATGGGAAGATTCTTTAGTGTACGTAAATTCCGGAATGGCTACTGCTCCTCCAAGCATTGGTGTTGCAACATTTGACGGACTAAACAAACATGGTTATCCCTATAAACCAACGCTAACTAATTTAACGCTTTCTAACCCTGCAGATACACTCACATCAAAGCCTATCAATTTACACACCGTTGGCTCTCAAACTCTTTTAACCACAGATAACATAGCGATCTCGTTTTATTATCAAGCCAGAGGTAAAGGAGACAACCCCGAATTGAACGATAGTTTAATTCTTGATTTTTATAAGCCACTCGCTCATGCCGATTCTGCTTGGAGTCGCGTTTGGTTTAAACAAGGTAGTACAAGTTCAAACACCAACGATTCTGCCTTTAAAAGAGCCTTTGTAAAGATCACCGACACTGCTTATTTACACGACGGCTTTAGATTCAGATTTAGGAATTGGGCTTCCGTAACAGGAAATTTCGACCATTGGCATATCGATTATATTTTTCTTAACAAAGATCGTGGCAACGATTCAATAAGAGATACTATAATTAATGATATTACTTTTTGCGACATTCCCACCTCCTTTCTGAAAGACTATTCAGAAATGCCCTTACAACAATACCAACCATCTGAAATGGCTAAAAGTTTGAGTGTAAAAATTAGAAATAATAGCGCTGATCAGCCAAATATGTTTTACAAATACAAAGTTTATGATAACTCTGGTAATCAAATATTTAGTGAATACACTGGGGGCTCCTATAATATTAATCCTTTCCGAAAGAATACCTTTTCCCCGCCAAATTACGGGTATCAGAATTATCAACCGCATGCTTTTCCAAATATAAAAGACACCTTTATTGTTAACCAGACAATGAGTTCGCGCTTTAAAATAAAACATTTTATTTATTTAGATGCAAATCAAAGCTCCTCATCTGACACAATTCGCGGCAATGATACCGTTATACAATATCAAAACTTCAGAAACTTTTACGCCTTTGATGATGGAAGTGCTGAGGCTGGGTATTATGTGAATGCAATTGGTGCAAAAATGGCCGTCAAAATTAAACTCAATAAACCAGATACTCTTTACGGATTAAGAATTTATTTTGATCCAGTCGGCAATGTTAGTTCTATTTCAAATACCGCTACTACCATATATAATTTCAGTATAAATGTTTGGGGTCAAGATAATAATGGTGCTCCAGATGGGCTAAATAATATTTTAAAAGATAACCTTGTGCACCACCCCATATACATACAAGATGGATTTAAAGAAGTACCAGAGTTTAAACTTAAGCAGCCTTTTCTGCTTCAAGCAGGTACTTATTTTATCGGTATTCAGCAGGCTAGTAGCATTTTAACGGTGGGATTTGATCGTAATTATAACCATAAAAGTAGCTTATACTTTGACTCAGGCAGTGGCTGGACACAATCAAATGAAGATGGCTCTATCATGATAAACCCTCTATTTGGAACTTATTTACCAATTGTGGGAATTAATGAAATTGGATCGTCTCCTATAAGTAAAAACTTTTTTGTCTACCCAAACCCTTCAACAGAAAGGTTTACCATTGTATCTGCAAAACTTCAAAATTCAAGTTACCAGCTTTTTAATTCTGTTGGCCAATTGGTAAAAGAAGAAATAATAGACAATACCGAACAAGTAGTTTCTGTTTCTAATTTTCTTCCAGGTATTTATATTTTAATTTTAAAAAATAATGGGCATGCTGTACAGCAACAAAAAATAATTGTACAACATTAA
- a CDS encoding T9SS type A sorting domain-containing protein, whose amino-acid sequence MRNITTILILFSWLNGKTQPPNSFFSRFGGSGIDIGYGVKETFNRQYITIGSTTSFGNGFTDAYLCLFDSMGQRTWGKTFGGVMADVGKNVIVSPSDSGFVFTGYTASFGNGGYDFYIVRTDKDGGLIWQTSYGGLDWDFGSDLVFSQDGNIIACGSAFSNTYGKKDGKIIKIDFNNGNLIWEKVYGGQEDDEFLKIKKTSDGYYSLCGNTKSYGDLNNDFWLFKINIQGDSVVSKSFGNSNRGEKCYDFIEDNQNNLVFCGSFDTSFYNSGKNISYVIKTSLTGTFIQDSKISYPGMKDDKFHSVACLKNGDRYFFSRKVDHDGFQVDIQPLLLDKDFIYVGATTYGDVRDDEAFSVINTSDNGFVMIGYSTDNGSEVEEVCLIKVDSTAVIAPSIVGIRKDQMKVVDKSIYYYNETVYFSNMEQKEIDYQIFDSGGKIVQQGKTNHDFIFVGDALTDGIYFVTVGRSRKIKFLKNSE is encoded by the coding sequence ATGAGGAATATAACAACTATATTAATTTTATTTAGTTGGTTGAATGGGAAAACTCAACCACCAAATAGTTTTTTTTCCAGATTCGGCGGTTCGGGTATTGATATTGGTTATGGTGTGAAGGAAACATTTAATCGCCAATACATCACAATTGGGTCGACGACAAGTTTTGGAAATGGTTTTACTGATGCGTACTTATGTCTTTTTGACAGCATGGGTCAAAGAACATGGGGTAAAACGTTTGGTGGAGTGATGGCTGATGTTGGCAAAAATGTAATTGTATCTCCTTCCGATAGTGGTTTTGTGTTTACTGGTTATACGGCTTCATTTGGAAACGGTGGTTATGATTTTTATATTGTTCGGACTGATAAAGACGGTGGTTTAATATGGCAAACTTCATACGGTGGACTTGATTGGGATTTTGGCAGTGATCTAGTATTCTCACAAGATGGGAATATAATTGCGTGCGGCAGTGCTTTCAGTAATACTTATGGCAAAAAGGATGGTAAAATAATAAAAATTGACTTTAACAATGGAAATTTGATTTGGGAAAAAGTCTATGGTGGTCAAGAGGATGATGAATTTTTGAAAATAAAGAAAACGAGCGATGGTTATTATTCGCTGTGTGGAAACACAAAAAGTTATGGAGACTTGAATAATGATTTTTGGCTTTTTAAGATTAACATCCAAGGTGATTCGGTAGTTTCGAAAAGTTTCGGAAATTCAAACAGAGGTGAAAAATGCTACGATTTTATCGAGGATAATCAAAATAATTTAGTTTTTTGTGGGTCATTTGATACTAGCTTTTACAATTCTGGAAAAAACATTTCCTATGTAATTAAAACTAGTTTAACAGGTACTTTTATTCAAGATAGTAAGATAAGTTATCCGGGAATGAAGGATGATAAGTTTCATTCTGTCGCGTGTTTAAAAAACGGTGATCGATATTTTTTTTCCAGGAAGGTTGATCACGATGGTTTTCAGGTGGATATTCAACCATTATTACTCGACAAGGATTTTATTTATGTCGGAGCTACTACATATGGGGATGTTCGAGATGACGAAGCGTTCAGTGTTATTAATACAAGTGATAATGGTTTTGTAATGATTGGTTATTCAACTGATAATGGATCTGAAGTGGAAGAAGTTTGTTTGATTAAAGTTGACAGCACTGCCGTTATTGCCCCTTCAATTGTTGGGATCAGAAAAGATCAAATGAAAGTCGTCGATAAAAGTATCTATTACTACAATGAAACAGTTTATTTTAGTAACATGGAGCAGAAAGAAATTGATTATCAAATTTTTGATTCTGGAGGTAAAATTGTTCAACAAGGTAAAACAAATCATGATTTTATTTTTGTGGGTGATGCATTAACAGATGGAATCTATTTTGTTACGGTCGGGAGGTCTCGTAAAATTAAGTTCTTAAAAAATAGTGAGTAA
- a CDS encoding RluA family pseudouridine synthase has protein sequence MADFEEEQEDLTTDEEQELFEHHNIKVEKGQVTMRIDKFVMIRIANTTRTKIQNACDAGFVLVNGKAVKSNYKIKPLDEISIVLTVPPRTSEILAENIPLDITFEDDYIALVNKKPGMVVHPAYGNYTGTLVNALLYHFKNLPTSKTKLNNDLYLDRPGLVHRIDKNTSGIIIIAKTELAMTRLAKDFYDRTMDRKYIAICWGDLKEDEGTIVANVGRDLKDRKKMYAFPEGSEHGKHAVTHYKVIERFGYITFIECKLETGRTHQIRVHFKSIGHPLFNDNEYGGDSILKGINSAKYKQFIQNCFNLLPRQALHAKTLGITHPISGEKLFFDSPIPNDMQAVLEKWRKYTKDKVLED, from the coding sequence ATGGCTGATTTTGAAGAAGAACAAGAAGACTTAACTACCGACGAAGAACAAGAGCTCTTCGAACACCACAACATAAAAGTTGAAAAAGGTCAGGTGACTATGCGGATTGATAAATTTGTGATGATTCGCATTGCAAATACAACTCGTACTAAAATTCAAAATGCTTGTGACGCTGGTTTTGTGTTGGTTAACGGCAAGGCAGTGAAATCGAATTACAAAATTAAACCATTGGATGAAATCTCCATTGTTTTAACAGTTCCTCCAAGGACTTCAGAAATTCTTGCCGAAAACATTCCTCTCGATATAACTTTTGAAGATGATTACATTGCTTTAGTAAACAAAAAACCTGGAATGGTTGTTCATCCCGCTTATGGAAATTACACTGGTACTCTTGTAAATGCTTTGCTTTATCATTTTAAAAATCTTCCAACCTCAAAAACCAAACTTAATAATGATCTTTATCTCGATCGTCCAGGCTTGGTGCATCGCATAGACAAAAATACTTCAGGTATTATTATCATTGCAAAAACGGAGTTAGCTATGACACGTTTAGCTAAAGATTTTTATGACCGTACAATGGACCGCAAATACATTGCGATTTGTTGGGGCGATTTAAAAGAAGATGAAGGAACAATTGTTGCGAACGTCGGAAGGGATTTAAAAGATAGAAAAAAAATGTACGCCTTTCCCGAAGGAAGTGAACATGGAAAACATGCCGTTACTCACTACAAAGTGATAGAACGTTTTGGTTACATTACTTTTATTGAATGCAAATTAGAAACAGGTCGCACGCATCAAATTCGTGTGCATTTTAAAAGTATTGGTCACCCCTTATTTAATGATAACGAGTACGGTGGTGACTCTATCTTAAAAGGAATTAATTCTGCTAAATACAAACAGTTCATTCAAAATTGTTTCAATCTGTTGCCTCGGCAAGCACTTCACGCCAAAACATTGGGAATTACCCATCCTATAAGTGGCGAAAAATTATTCTTTGATAGCCCAATTCCAAACGATATGCAGGCTGTTTTAGAAAAATGGAGGAAGTATACGAAGGATAAAGTTCTGGAGGATTAG